From the Desulfurella sp. genome, one window contains:
- a CDS encoding DnaJ C-terminal domain-containing protein, which produces LARKYHPDLNPNNKEAEKKFKEINEAYSILSDKEKKAQYDQFGFSGFSGDSGNQDFGNYRYTYYSNNADFDIGDIFNLFKRGSKSSSDFRGFGGFSFFDDFQREDADVTYTITLDFDQALKGDIITLNIDNELVKVKIPAGTVDGTKLKVKGKGKKTATGRGDLHLIVNVKPDPNFYIKDGKLYTDVEVPLKTALLGGSVDVKTPQGYVTIKIPKGTQTNTVFKIPNKGLKNDALYARAIVKIPQNLSKEQEEILSKAL; this is translated from the coding sequence TTAGCAAGAAAATACCATCCAGATTTAAACCCAAACAATAAAGAAGCAGAAAAAAAATTTAAAGAAATTAATGAAGCATATTCTATTCTTTCAGATAAAGAAAAGAAAGCTCAGTACGATCAATTTGGATTTAGTGGCTTTAGTGGAGATAGCGGTAATCAGGATTTTGGCAATTATCGATATACTTACTATTCCAATAATGCGGATTTTGATATCGGTGATATTTTTAATCTCTTCAAAAGAGGCTCAAAAAGTTCAAGTGATTTTAGAGGGTTTGGAGGTTTTTCATTCTTCGACGATTTTCAAAGAGAAGATGCCGATGTTACATACACCATAACTTTAGACTTTGATCAAGCCCTAAAAGGCGATATTATTACATTAAATATTGATAATGAATTAGTAAAGGTCAAAATTCCCGCAGGCACAGTTGACGGCACCAAACTAAAAGTAAAAGGCAAGGGTAAAAAAACAGCTACAGGTAGAGGAGACTTACATCTAATAGTTAATGTAAAACCAGATCCAAATTTTTACATAAAAGATGGCAAACTGTACACAGATGTTGAAGTTCCACTTAAAACTGCGTTACTTGGCGGTAGCGTTGATGTTAAAACACCACAAGGGTATGTTACAATCAAAATACCAAAGGGTACTCAAACAAATACTGTATTTAAAATTCCAAATAAGGGTTTAAAAAATGATGCTTTATATGCAAGAGCTATTGTAAAAATTCCTCAAAACCTATCAAAAGAACAAGAAGAAATTTTAAGCAAGGCTTTATAG